From a region of the Triticum aestivum cultivar Chinese Spring chromosome 7D, IWGSC CS RefSeq v2.1, whole genome shotgun sequence genome:
- the LOC123167897 gene encoding OVARIAN TUMOR DOMAIN-containing deubiquitinating enzyme 11 — protein MSEQQDHVSKSSSSSISTSTQESEEEVSVTIGSLLAQARNDKGHSLGRRLLHLGSIPHRPRVNGDIPNVDNATLDHERLLERLGTYGLAEFQIEGDGNCQFRALADQIFRNPEYHKQVRKAVMKQLKEFRKRYEGYVPMEYKVYLKKMKRSGEWGDHLTLQAAADRFGAKICLLTSFRDTCLIEIVPRDLTPTRELWLSFWCEVHYNSLYATDDLLTRKTKKKHWLF, from the exons ATGTCTGAACAACAAGATCATGTTAGTAAAAGCTCCAGCTCAAGCATCAGCACCAGCACTCAAGAAAGCGAGGAGGAGGTGTCCGTAACTATCGGTAGCCTCCTCGCTCAAGCAAGGAATGACAAAGGACATAGTCTTGGGAGGCGCCTCTTACATTTGGGTTCAATCCCG CATCGTCCCCGAGTTAATGGAGATATTCCTAATGTTGATAATGCAACCTTGGATCATGAAAGATTGTTGGAAAG GTTGGGGACTTATGGTTTGGCCGAGTTTCAGATAGAGGGAGATGGGAATTGTCAG TTTCGAGCATTGGCAGACCAGATTTTTCGCAATCCTGAATATCACAAACAAGTGAGGAAGGCAGTCATGAAGCAG CTAAAGGAATTCAGAAAACGCTATGAAGGCTATGTACCAATGGAATATAAGGTGTACTTGAAGAAAATGAAAAG ATCCGGGGAATGGGGGGATCATCTGACCTTACAAGCGGCTGCAGACCGG TTTGGTGCCAAAATTTGCTTACTGACGTCATTCAGAGACACCTGCTTAATTGAGATAGTCCCCAGGGACCTGACTCCTACAAGAG AGCTTTGGCTTAGCTTCTGGTGTGAAGTACACTACAATTCCTTGTATGCGACTGATG ATCTCCTGACTCGCAAAACTAAGAAGAAGCATTGGTTGTTCTAG
- the LOC123171325 gene encoding F-box protein DOR-like, with amino-acid sequence MATTTTPSLPCAVFDHGTILQRTPATVRSTKRARSHGAPSTTLPDDALKPQERRLSCERQPRRRRRRCEEAAPTALLEIFARLPAKSVGRLRCASRSWAATLTSAPFVDLHLREANRRRQPTPKLFFTTAHPDNIWQHDEVLTKPCHGLVLIRGLPYHRHFVCNPSTGALLPLPDSRMSRRLQPGHQGAQGGAALLLLPLHPLLRGLLARRVGALESGSSAISTLARRRAR; translated from the exons atggcgacgacgacgacgccgtcGCTGCCGTGCGCCGTCTTCGACCACGGCACCATTCTGCAGCGGACACCGGCGACGGTGAGGAGCACCAAGCGCGCGCGGAGCCATGGCGCGCCGTCGACGACGCTACCAGACGACGCCCTT aaaccacaagagagaAGGTTGAGCTGTGAGAGacagccaagaagaagaagaaggcgctgcgaggaggcggcgccaacagcCCTCCTGGAGATCTTCGCCCGGCTGCCGGCCAAGTCGGTCGGCCGCCTGCGCTGCGCGTCGCGCTCGTGGGCCGCCACGCTCACGTCGGCCCCCTTCGTGGACCTCCACCTCCGCGAGGCCAACCGGCGTCGGCAGCCGACCCCCAAGCTCTTCTTCACCACGGCACACCCGGACAACATATGGCAACACGACGAGGTCCTCACCAAGCCCTGCCATGGCCTCGTCCTGATCCGCGGCCTGCCCTACCACCGCCACTTCGTCTGCAACCCGAGCACCGGCGCGCTCCTGCCCCTCCCCGACAGCCGCATGTCCCGGCGGCTACAGCCCGGCCACCAAGGAGCACAAGGTGGTGCGGCTCTTCTCCTCCTTCCGCTCCACCCCCTGCTGCGAGGTCTTCTCGCTCGACGTGTCGGCGCACTGGAGAGCGGTAGCTCGGCGATCTCCACCCTCGCGCGCCGCCGTGCGAGATGA